A genomic stretch from Aedes albopictus strain Foshan chromosome 2, AalbF5, whole genome shotgun sequence includes:
- the LOC109413498 gene encoding sialin — translation MDVTESSKLSDGISAPLWMFWKRRRYIVVFMAFFGFFNVYALRVNLSVAIVAMTEEREVVLANGTTVVEQYFDWTTQMQGFVLSSFFYGYILTPFLGGFISNKLGGNYVFGVGIGTTAILTLLTPLAAKAGLGWLIGVRVIEGIFEGVTFPCIHAVWSKWAPPSERSRMASIAFAGNYAGTVVAMPLSGIFANAYGWESVFYIFGVIGCVWFVLWTFMIKTSPEVDRGISEKEKEFILSSLGRTEGVPEKIRHPWKAMLTSMAVWALVASHFSENWGFYTLLTQLPTFLKDTMHFELEKTGFISAIPYLVMGILLFVSGYLADLCQVKGWLTTTQVRRFFNCGAFLGQTVFMITGAFILKPGATITCFTIAVGMGAFAWSGFAVNHLDLSPKSAGVLMGISNTFATIPGIVSPILTGYITSNKSDDEWRVVFYIAAGIYLIGCVIYWIWASGELQPWSIEAQEKLMKERNGEKNGFDGGYVNKMKIEDEK, via the exons TGATGGAATCTCGGCCCCACTGTGGATGTTCTGGAAGCGGCGGAGATACATTGTGGTGTTTATGGCCTTTTTCGGGTTCTTCAACGTGTACGCCCTGCGGGTGAATCTCAGTGTGGCCATCGTGGCGATGACCGAGGAGCGGGAGGTGGTCCTCGCCAATGGGACCACTGTGGTG GAGCAATACTTTGACTGGACAACGCAGATGCAAGGCTTCGTACTGAGCTCGTTCTTCTACGGCTACATTTTGACGCCTTTCCTCGGAGGGTTCATTTCCAACAAACTCGGTGGCAATTAT GTTTTCGGCGTCGGTATTGGCACAACCGCCATCCTGACGCTGCTCACCCCGCTAGCTGCCAAAGCCGGTCTGGGTTGGTTGATTGGGGTGCGAGTCATCGAGGGCATCTTCGAGGGTGTCACGTTCCCGTGTATCCACGCTGTATGGTCCAAGTGGGCTCCACCCTCGGAACGGTCCCGCATGGCATCGATTGCCTTTGCTGGGAACTATGCCGGAACGGTGGTGGCGATGCCCCTGAGTGGAATCTTTGCCAACGCCTACGGATGGGAGAGTGTGTTCTACATCTTCGGAGTCATCGGGTGCGTGTGGTTCGTGCTGTGGACGTTTATGATTAAGACATCGCCCGAGGTGGATCGGGGCATCAGCGAAAAGGAGAAGGAGTTTATCTTGTCCAGCTTGGGCAGGACCGAGGGCGTTCCGGAGAAGATTCGGCACCCGTGGAAGGCGATGCTGACGTCGATGGCCGTGTGGGCCCTGGTGGCATCGCACTTCTCGGAAAATTGGGGTTTCTACACGCTGCTGACGCAGCTGCCGACGTTCTTGAAGG ATACAATGCACTTCGAGTTGGAGAAAACTGGATTCATCTCTGCCATCCCGTATCTAGTCATGGGCATCCTTCTGTTCGTTTCCGGTTACCTGGCTGATTTGTGTCAAGTCAAAGGATGGCTTACAACTACTCAG GTCCGACGATTCTTCAACTGTGGCGCCTTCCTCGGTCAAACGGTGTTCATGATCACCGGAGCGTTCATTCTGAAGCCGGGAGCAACCATCACTTGTTTCACGATCGCCGTCGGTATGGGAGCCTTTGCGTGGTCCGGTTTTGCCGTAAACCACTTGGATCTGTCGCCGAAGAGCGCCGGCGTGTTGATGGGCATTTCGAACACCTTTGCCACGATCCCCGGCATTGTGAGTCCCATCCTGACGGGCTACATCACGTCGAACAAGTCCGATGACGAGTGGCGAGTGGTGTTCTACATTGCCGCCGGTATCTATTTGATTGGGTGTGTTATTTATTGGATTTGGGCGTCCGGGGAGTTGCAGCCGTGGTCGATCGAGGCACAGGAGAAACTGATGAAGGAAAGGAATGGAGAAAAGAACGGTTTTGATGGGGGATATGTGAACAAGATGAAAATCGAAGATGAGAAATAA